A stretch of Nilaparvata lugens isolate BPH chromosome 12, ASM1435652v1, whole genome shotgun sequence DNA encodes these proteins:
- the LOC111052582 gene encoding putative mediator of RNA polymerase II transcription subunit 26, which produces MILINLLLFIGLLVGNQCAYSPPRSPGSSIDYEEYFAFPSSPRMNPWEATERQGSSSSHQPRSPQHPSSSQQPSSSQLPSSSQLPSSSQQQPMSLPAQHQRSPSPSQWSPPQQWSPPQQWSPPPQQWSPPPQQWSPSVQQWSPLPEQWSPPQHPLSPPPQHQSYYPPPQEQSYQQQQQQQQQQQQQQQQQQQQQQQQQQHQQHQQQLLQQEHQQLLQQQHQQQQLLQQQQHLLQQQLLQQQQQQQQHQQQLLQQQLLQQQQQQQLQQLQQQWLQQQWLQQQFQPPTYQQHQQWIQQQQQQQLEQQQLEQQQALNFRKIPRTTDMDVFLIMDANRDEIVTIAEYARFLDLAATQQRSIFNYRYIRTRLNMAFNGGKQYITSDDIVG; this is translated from the exons ATGATTCTGATCAATCTATTGCTCTTCATCGGTCTCTTGGTT GGTAATCAGTGTGCCTATTCACCTCCTCGCTCTCCAGGCTCTTCAATAGATTATGAAGAATACTTTGCATTTCCATCCTCTCCACGAATGAATCCGTGGGAGGCAACAGAAAGACAAGGATCGTCATCATCACATCAACCGAGGTCACCACAACATCCGAGTTCATCACAACAACCGAGTTCATCACAGCTACCGAGTTCATCACAACTACCGAGTTCATCACAACAACAGCCAATGTCACTACCAGCACAACACCAGAGGTCACCGTCACCATCACAGTGGTCACCACCACAACAGTGGTCACCACCACAACAGTGGTCACCACCACCACAACAGTGGTCACCACCACCTCAACAATGGTCACCATCAGTACAACAGTGGTCACCACTACCAGAACAGTGGTCACCCCCACAACATCCGTTGTCTCCACCACCACAACATCAGTCATATTATCCACCACCACAAGAACAGTcgtatcaacaacaacaacaacaacaacaacaacaacaacaacaacaacaacaacaacaacaacaacaacaacaacaacaacaacaccaACAACACCAACAACAACTACTACAACAAGAACACCAACAACTACTACAACAACAACACCAACAACAACAACTATTACAACAACAACAGCATCTACTACAACAACAACTactacaacaacaacaacaacaacagcaacacCAACAACAACTACTACAACAACAACTACTacaacagcaacaacaacaacaactacAACAACTACAACAACAGTGGTTACAGCAACAGTGGTTACAACAACAGTTTCAACCACCAACTTATCAACAACATCAACAGTGgatacaacaacaacaacaacaacaactggAACAACAACAACTAGAACAACAACAAGCGCTGAATTTTCGAAAGATACCTCGAACTACAGATATGG ATGTATTCTTGATCATGGATGCTAACAGAGATGAAATAGTGACTATAGCAGAATACGCCCGTTTCTTGGACTTAGCTGCCACACAACAAAGATCCATTTTCAATTATCGCTACA TCAGGACACGCTTGAACATGGCATTCAATGGAGGAAAACAATATATAACGAGCGATGATATTGTCGGGTAG
- the LOC111049036 gene encoding uncharacterized protein LOC111049036 isoform X1 produces MRTVGSANIGQCVNNILRRLMIDELAMKFSYTGRASNGNTKTPFHGSEISKCILIAVQTFFGDIAIEVKYGSLASKWFQQARTRLLRRTKSRETTPHEAQIEDDSSSK; encoded by the exons ATGAGGACAGTGGGGAGCGCTAATATTGGCCAATGTGTCAATAATATCTTGAGAAGATTAATGATTGATGAGCTGGCCATGAAATTCTCATATACTGGCCGTGCATCAAACGGGAACACAAAAACTCCATTTCATGGGAGTGAGATATCGAAATGCATACTGA TTGCTGTTCAAACGTTTTTTGGTGACATTGCAATTGAAGTGAAATATGGATCGTTGGCGTCGAAATGGTTTCAACAAGCCAGAACAAGGTTGTTGAGAAG gaCCAAGAGCAGAGAGACTACGCCTCATGAAGCTCAAATCGAGGACGATAgcagttcaaagtaa